In Gossypium raimondii isolate GPD5lz chromosome 12, ASM2569854v1, whole genome shotgun sequence, a single window of DNA contains:
- the LOC105763906 gene encoding cytochrome b561 and DOMON domain-containing protein At3g61750 encodes MAIPSFFVSFTKILVGFCLLCMVHKDFVVAGFEEVRVEHDTNEPLTNGSITTAGTGEDGRSELCGTDLSFLGPPYGNMSTAKMVCSPIWNTFVLRYHQREDNVMTIILSAVYTTGWVGIGFSRNGMMLGSSAMVGWFNRKGHARIKQYYLQGAHASQVIPDKGELPLNGIPPVVSLHGAMIYLAFQAKFEHRLGRQPILLAFGTRYPTGFHHLTKHDDKTAVWFDFSQASVLNIDTSQRKNHGILGLMAWGLILPAGAIVPRYLKHKDPLWYYLHAVIQFLGFILGLASVLLGIQLYQGMNADIPAHRGIGIFVLVLSILQVMAFFLRPNKDSKYRRYWNWYHLWFGRMALFFGSLNIVLGIQYAGAGDDWKIGYGFLLAITLLVVIILETFSCMRRRRDKSNLPSNFQMNTI; translated from the exons ATGGCAATTCCAAgtttttttgtttcctttacCAAGATCCTTGTTGGGTTTTGCCTTCTTTGTATGGTACATAAAGATTTTGTGGTTGCCGGTTTTGAGGAGGTTCGGGTTGAACATGATACGAATGAACCTCTTACCAATGGTTCAATCACTACGGCCGGTACTGGTGAAGATGGGAGATCTGAGCTTTGTGGTACTGATCTAAGTTTCCTTGGACCACCTTATGGTAATATGTCCACTGCCAAAATGGTGTGTTCACCTATATGGAATACCTTTGTTCTGAGG TACCATCAGAGGGAAGATAATGTAATGACAATCATATTATCGGCGGTCTACACGACAGGATGGGTTGGGATCGGTTTTTCGAGGAACGGGATGATGCTTGGATCTAGTGCCATGGTGGGATGGTTTAATAGAAAAGGTCATGCAAGGATCAAGCAGTATTACTTGCAGGGTGCCCATGCATCACAAGTCATACCAGATAAAGGTGAATTGCCACTTAACGGTATTCCACCGGTTGTTTCCCTTCATGGGGCAATGATTTACTTGGCATTTCAAGCCAAGTTCGAACATCGTCTTGGCCGACAACCGATTTTATTAGCTTTTGGAACAAGGTACCCTACTGGTTTTCACCACTTAACTAAACACGACGATAAGACCGCTGTTTGGTTCGACTTCTCTCAAG CATCTGTTTTAAACATTGACACAAGCCAGAGGAAAAACCACGGCATATTGGGTTTAATGGCATGGGGTTTAATTCTCCCAGCGGGTGCAATCGTCCCGAGATACTTAAAGCACAAAGATCCACTCTGGTATTACCTTCATGCTGTGATCCAATTCCTGGGGTTCATCCTAGGACTTGCATCCGTACTCCTCGGTATACAACTTTACCAAGGCATGAATGCCGATATCCCGGCACATAGAGGCATAGGAATCTTTGTTCTTGTGCTTAGCATTCTTCAG GTAATGGCGTTTTTCCTACGGCCGAATAAAGATTCAAAGTACCGTCGATATTGGAACTGGTACCACCTTTGGTTCGGACGGATGGCCCTTTTCTTCGGATCTTTAAACATCGTACTGGGAATTCAATACGCTGGCGCAGGGGATGACTGGAAGATTGGCTATGGGTTCCTTCTTGCCATAACTCTACTtgtagttattattttagaaacatTCTCCTGTATGAGGAGAAGAAGAGACAAGTCCAATCTGCCTTCAAACTTCCAAATGAATACAATTTAG
- the LOC105761464 gene encoding LOW QUALITY PROTEIN: protein STRICTOSIDINE SYNTHASE-LIKE 10 (The sequence of the model RefSeq protein was modified relative to this genomic sequence to represent the inferred CDS: inserted 1 base in 1 codon; substituted 1 base at 1 genomic stop codon), producing the protein MEGYSEEALTETMGRRPRRWSRVEVASLAVHARCWEERPEVDFDLGGQIRRRFIDGDGGVLFENYSQINLNRVTGPESIAFDCKGEGPYVERKLCDGIRDSNIEPICGRPLGLKSDTQTCLLYIAYDYFGILVVGSNGGTTIRLAISAKGVLFKFTNGLDIDTSTKMVYFTNSSILCQRSFSDRTGRLLKYNPYIRDVXVLYDGLAFTNWVALSANNSFILVNESIKKXFLKFNIYDLKATPKIFVELPRVPDNIKRNKNGEFWVALNSGRLGTIEMMFQIQLE; encoded by the exons ATGGAAGGATACAGTGAAGAAGCACTTACCGAAACAATGGGGCGGAGACCGAGACGGTGGAGTCGGGTGGAGGTGGCGTCGCTCGCAGTTCATGCTCGATGTTGGGAGGAGAGGCCGGAGGTGGATTTCGACTTGGGAGGGCAAATTAGGCGCCGAT TTATCGATGGTGATGGCGGTGTTCTTTTCGAGAACTATAGTCAAATCAATCTTAACCGCGTTACCGGACCGGAAAGTATTGCCTTTGATTGTAAAGGTGAAGGACCATATGTCG AAAGGAAATTGTGTGATGGCATAAGAGATTCAAACATTGAACCGATATGTGGAAGACCATTGGGCTTGAAGTCCGATACTCAAACATGTCTTCTGTATATAGCATAtgactattttggtattttagttGTTGGATCAAATGGTGGCACAACTATAAGACTGGCTATTTCGGCAAAAGGAGTTCTATTCAAATTTACGAATGGCTTAGACATCGATACAAGCAccaaaatggtttattttactAATAGTAGTATTCTTTGTCAAAGAAG TTTTAGTGATAGAACTGGACGGCTGTTAAAATATAATCCTTATATAAGAGACG CTGTTTTGTATGACGGTTTAGCTTTTACTAACTGGGTTGCTTTGAGTGCAAACAATTCATTTATTCTAGTGaatgaatcaataaaaaaataatttttgaaatttaatatatacgACCTGAAAGCAACTCCCAAAATATTTGTTGAATTGCCTAGGGTTCCAGATAatataaaaaggaataaaaatggtgaattttgggtAGCCCTAAATAGCGGAAGATTAGGAACAATTGAAATGATGTTCCAGATCCAATTGGAATGA